One genomic window of Aquisalimonas sp. 2447 includes the following:
- a CDS encoding AMP-binding protein yields the protein MTDTLETLQTLVRALEDGDQRHAIRALTRDELISWRYRELGFTSQCLSAGLARAGITRGEPVGLLAPNSAEWMVACLAILDAGAVVTPLDTQMPATELTHAIQDSGIRHVFTAGEAARRLEELQLDAPPRAIHLDAAPDAPEGWRAWCADRPEPDRLPSITAADQAALFYTSGTTGPPKGVPLTHGNIAANAGGLLGVEVGRPDDRILVPLPFHHVYPFTIGIIVVLALGATTVLPHSVLGPQIVRAMREGDATVLLGVPRLYQALDAAIHNRVAERGKIPRLLFQGMLRGSRLARRYLGWRAGPLLFRGLHKRMAPSLRLVVAGGAALDADLAERLQALGWEVGTGYGLTETSPILTYNPPEKVRIGSAGLPLPGVDLRVATPDEQGLGEVQARGPNVFAGYWKLPDKTARAFTEDGYYRTGDLGRFDADGYLYLEGRASEMIVLPGGENIDPERVEHALVAVDGIRDAGVLEHEGRLAAVLHPEQSVIRGLDAEQVEARMQQALGEANGALPSHHQVGHYRVSPDPLPRTRLGKLRRHKLRERFTELARGDLQAALAPGPLPEEQMAGEDQQLLQIGVVRRVWNNLAEHFRDRRLTPDSSMHLDLGVDSLGWVDLTLELRERCGVLLAEEALARIETVRDLLREVAEAEEAAATGTTLEEQLRQPELLLNETQLALLEPQRRHERLTGQVLLTMDRALMRAWFRLRVHPEVPDLPDGPLVLVPNHQSALDALALAAALPQSMVPRFYWGGWTGIMFSSAIRRWLSRCTNVLPVDPYGGPATALGLAAAALGRGHSLTWFAEGGRSPDGQLQPFQPGIGLLLRSQAAVAVPVHIHGTYAAMPPRHRWPRRHPVTVTFGTPATVEELEQEGTGDQPQERIARALQQRVAAMAEESGNAS from the coding sequence ATGACAGATACCCTGGAGACGCTGCAGACGCTGGTCCGCGCCCTTGAGGACGGCGATCAACGTCACGCCATTCGCGCACTGACGCGGGATGAACTGATCTCCTGGCGGTATCGTGAACTGGGCTTCACCAGCCAGTGCCTGTCCGCCGGGCTGGCGCGGGCGGGCATCACCCGGGGCGAACCGGTGGGCTTGCTGGCCCCCAATTCCGCCGAGTGGATGGTCGCCTGCCTGGCCATTCTCGATGCCGGGGCCGTGGTCACCCCGCTGGACACCCAGATGCCGGCGACGGAACTCACCCACGCCATTCAGGACAGCGGCATTCGCCATGTCTTCACCGCCGGCGAAGCAGCCCGGCGGCTGGAGGAGTTGCAACTGGATGCGCCGCCCAGGGCCATTCACCTGGATGCAGCGCCGGACGCTCCCGAGGGCTGGCGCGCCTGGTGTGCGGACCGCCCGGAACCGGACCGCCTTCCCTCGATCACCGCAGCGGACCAGGCTGCGCTGTTCTATACCTCCGGCACCACGGGCCCGCCCAAGGGCGTCCCGCTCACCCACGGCAACATTGCCGCCAACGCGGGCGGGCTGCTGGGCGTGGAAGTGGGCCGCCCGGATGACCGCATTCTCGTCCCGCTTCCCTTTCACCACGTGTACCCCTTCACCATCGGCATCATCGTGGTTCTGGCCCTGGGCGCCACCACGGTGCTGCCGCATTCGGTGCTGGGCCCCCAGATTGTCCGCGCCATGCGTGAAGGGGACGCCACGGTGCTTCTCGGCGTACCCCGCCTCTACCAGGCGCTGGATGCCGCAATCCACAATCGCGTCGCAGAGAGGGGCAAGATCCCGCGACTGCTTTTCCAGGGCATGCTGCGGGGCTCCCGCCTGGCACGGCGGTATCTGGGCTGGCGCGCGGGACCGTTGCTGTTTCGCGGCCTGCACAAGCGCATGGCGCCGTCCCTGCGCCTGGTGGTAGCCGGCGGAGCCGCTCTGGATGCCGATCTGGCCGAGCGCCTGCAGGCGCTGGGCTGGGAGGTGGGTACCGGTTACGGGCTGACGGAGACCTCGCCCATCCTGACCTACAATCCACCAGAGAAAGTGCGGATCGGCTCCGCCGGCCTGCCCCTGCCCGGAGTCGACCTCCGGGTGGCCACCCCGGACGAACAGGGTCTGGGTGAGGTCCAGGCGCGGGGTCCGAACGTGTTCGCCGGCTACTGGAAGCTCCCGGACAAGACCGCCCGGGCCTTCACCGAAGACGGCTACTACCGCACCGGGGATCTCGGCCGGTTCGATGCCGACGGTTACCTCTATCTGGAGGGGCGGGCCTCGGAGATGATCGTGCTGCCCGGGGGCGAGAACATCGACCCGGAACGGGTGGAACATGCCCTTGTGGCCGTGGACGGCATCCGTGACGCCGGCGTGCTAGAGCACGAAGGGCGCCTGGCCGCCGTGCTGCATCCGGAGCAGAGTGTCATCCGCGGCCTGGATGCAGAACAGGTAGAGGCCCGCATGCAGCAAGCCCTGGGCGAGGCCAACGGCGCCCTGCCCAGCCACCACCAGGTCGGCCACTACCGCGTCAGCCCCGACCCTCTGCCGCGAACCCGCCTGGGCAAGCTGCGGCGGCACAAGCTGCGCGAGCGTTTCACTGAACTTGCCCGGGGTGATCTACAGGCTGCGCTGGCCCCCGGCCCGTTGCCCGAAGAGCAGATGGCCGGCGAAGACCAGCAACTGCTGCAGATCGGCGTGGTCCGGCGCGTGTGGAACAACCTGGCCGAGCACTTCCGGGACCGGCGCCTGACCCCTGACAGCAGCATGCACCTGGACCTCGGTGTCGACTCCCTGGGCTGGGTGGATCTCACCCTGGAACTGCGGGAGCGCTGCGGCGTGCTGCTGGCCGAAGAGGCCCTCGCCCGCATCGAAACGGTCCGCGATCTGCTGCGGGAGGTGGCCGAGGCCGAGGAAGCCGCCGCCACAGGCACCACCCTGGAGGAGCAACTGCGCCAGCCCGAGTTGCTCCTGAACGAGACACAGCTAGCGCTGCTCGAACCGCAACGCCGGCATGAGCGCCTAACCGGACAGGTGCTGCTGACCATGGATCGGGCGCTCATGCGGGCCTGGTTCCGGCTGCGCGTGCACCCGGAGGTTCCGGACCTCCCCGACGGCCCGTTGGTCCTGGTGCCGAACCACCAGAGCGCGCTGGATGCCCTGGCGCTGGCAGCCGCGCTGCCGCAATCCATGGTGCCGCGCTTCTATTGGGGTGGCTGGACCGGCATCATGTTCAGTTCGGCGATCCGGCGCTGGCTGAGCCGCTGCACCAACGTCCTGCCCGTGGACCCCTACGGCGGTCCGGCCACGGCGCTTGGGCTGGCGGCCGCCGCCCTGGGCCGGGGACACAGCCTCACCTGGTTCGCCGAGGGTGGCCGCTCCCCCGACGGGCAGCTGCAACCCTTCCAGCCGGGCATCGGGCTGTTGCTTCGATCCCAGGCGGCCGTTGCCGTACCCGTGCACATCCACGGCACCTACGCCGCCATGCCGCCCAGGCACCGCTGGCCGCGCCGCCATCCCGTCACCGTCACCTTCGGCACCCCGGCCACCGTGGAGGAGTTGGAGCAGGAAGGGACCGGGGACCAGCCCCAGGAGCGGATCGCCCGCGCCTTGCAACAGCGCGTCGCGGCCATGGCAGAGGAATCCGGCAACGCCTCTTGA
- a CDS encoding nicotinamidase — MARHELLNDPDHTALLLVDIQPDFMNAGPLATADGDAIIPGVRELMQAPPCGVLVATQDWHPAGHVSFASSHAGRDPFDTIELHGHDQVLWPDHCVQGTAGAELAPSLPWDHVDLILRKGCDPQVDSYSGFRNNWGPDGKRPPTGLAGYLRERGVHTVLVCGLARDVCVQWTAQDAVDAGFHAGFIWDLTRPVTHDNDQACQQALKAAGVHIVEAADLTA; from the coding sequence ATGGCACGGCACGAGCTGCTCAACGACCCCGACCACACGGCACTGCTGCTGGTGGACATCCAGCCGGACTTCATGAACGCCGGCCCGCTCGCCACCGCCGATGGTGACGCCATCATCCCCGGGGTGCGCGAACTCATGCAGGCCCCGCCCTGTGGCGTCCTGGTCGCCACCCAGGACTGGCACCCGGCCGGGCACGTTTCCTTCGCCAGCTCCCACGCGGGCCGGGATCCGTTCGATACCATCGAACTCCACGGCCACGACCAGGTGCTCTGGCCCGATCACTGCGTCCAGGGCACCGCCGGCGCCGAACTGGCGCCGAGCCTGCCGTGGGACCACGTGGACCTCATCCTGCGCAAGGGCTGCGACCCGCAGGTGGACTCCTACAGTGGTTTCCGCAACAACTGGGGTCCGGACGGCAAGCGTCCGCCCACCGGGCTGGCCGGTTACCTGCGCGAGCGTGGCGTGCACACCGTGCTGGTCTGCGGCCTGGCCCGGGATGTCTGCGTGCAGTGGACCGCGCAGGACGCCGTCGACGCCGGCTTCCACGCCGGCTTCATCTGGGACCTCACCCGGCCGGTGACCCACGACAACGACCAGGCGTGCCAGCAGGCGCTCAAGGCCGCCGGCGTGCACATCGTGGAGGCGGCGGACCTGACGGCATGA
- a CDS encoding patatin-like phospholipase family protein, translating into MSQEGSAPCAGLILSGGGARAAYQVGVLKAIRRLLPHGAPNPFPVICGTSAGAINAAAIATHATHFGQGVRGLEAVWSGFRAEQVYRTDAWGVSRRALKWLSALFLGGVGAHNPVSLLDNRPLRELLGQVLRFQRLEQAIASGDLRGLSITASRYTGGESVSFFQGHQSIPEWGRARRVGVRTQLGLQHLLASSAIPVVFPAVRIGDNFYGDGSVRQLAPISPALHMGADRVLVIGVSGRVGVAGDEQVPQRYPSVAEILGHVLDSAFIDMLEGDLERLERVNRTLEYIPEKARRREGPDLRHIQALHISPSEELDDIAAAHAHELPRSLRFFLRGSGATTGAGSTIASYLLFERGFTRALIDLGYRDALQRENEILRFLGYDPEQLYGRSGTVPVDLW; encoded by the coding sequence ATGAGCCAGGAAGGCAGTGCTCCCTGTGCAGGGTTGATTCTCTCCGGCGGCGGCGCCCGCGCCGCCTATCAGGTGGGTGTGCTCAAAGCCATCCGGCGGCTATTGCCCCACGGCGCACCCAACCCGTTCCCGGTGATCTGCGGCACCTCTGCCGGCGCCATCAACGCCGCCGCCATTGCCACCCACGCCACCCACTTCGGCCAGGGGGTCCGCGGCCTGGAAGCGGTGTGGTCGGGGTTCCGCGCCGAACAGGTCTACCGCACGGATGCCTGGGGCGTGTCCCGGCGGGCCCTGAAATGGTTGAGCGCCCTGTTCCTTGGCGGGGTCGGCGCTCACAACCCGGTGTCCCTGCTGGACAACCGCCCCCTGCGGGAGCTCCTGGGCCAGGTGCTGCGCTTTCAGCGGCTGGAGCAGGCCATCGCCAGCGGTGATCTGCGCGGGCTCAGCATCACCGCCTCGCGCTACACCGGCGGCGAGTCCGTCTCCTTCTTCCAGGGCCACCAGAGCATCCCCGAATGGGGTCGGGCCCGGCGGGTGGGGGTACGCACCCAGCTCGGGCTGCAGCACCTGCTGGCTTCCAGCGCCATTCCGGTGGTGTTCCCGGCAGTGCGCATCGGCGACAACTTCTACGGTGACGGCTCCGTGCGCCAGCTCGCCCCCATCAGCCCGGCCCTGCACATGGGCGCCGACCGGGTGCTGGTCATCGGCGTCAGCGGCCGGGTGGGTGTGGCGGGGGACGAGCAGGTACCGCAGCGCTACCCCAGCGTCGCCGAGATCCTCGGCCATGTGCTGGACTCCGCCTTCATCGACATGCTCGAAGGCGACCTGGAGCGCCTGGAGCGCGTCAACCGAACGCTGGAGTACATCCCGGAGAAGGCCCGCCGCCGGGAAGGCCCGGACCTGCGCCATATTCAGGCCCTGCACATCTCGCCCAGCGAGGAGCTGGACGACATCGCCGCCGCCCACGCCCACGAACTGCCCCGCAGCCTGCGCTTCTTCCTCCGTGGCAGCGGTGCCACCACCGGCGCCGGCTCCACCATTGCCAGCTATCTCCTGTTCGAACGCGGTTTCACCCGCGCCCTCATCGATCTCGGCTACCGCGATGCCCTGCAGCGGGAGAACGAAATCCTGCGTTTCCTCGGCTACGACCCGGAGCAGCTCTATGGCCGCTCGGGCACCGTTCCCGTGGATCTCTGGTAG
- a CDS encoding diguanylate cyclase — translation MVPDTSASSRIDELRRVALSKRRVYSWTLVCAAAIVLLSWWFRSPEDLFLAYVYPAVAVACMVLLVPLWRRTVPMRSMEMLLLGFGTAVVLSRLAWHFHSPGSIEERLLDLIGGHYWAVALLIVATVGILDRHRGLLFGLLIITASAILAGSGLLVEASHALVAGETVMKLVRVHIFLLAMLALVASVALLRDQLRSAMARAESWQRWANTDPLTGLANRRAGEHFLQEQTARATEDASPLSVLLLDIDRFKRINDTKGHAVGDAVLVDVAARLAEGVRQEDLVTRWGGEEFLIIAPSADTHEASRIGERIRRAVEQQPLAGVQCSVTAGIAQHRHGEQPHQLVSRADTCLYQGKTTGRNRVVAALEGEAGTDRAAGIDPEPAVVTADSR, via the coding sequence ATGGTGCCGGATACCAGTGCCAGCAGCCGGATCGACGAGCTCCGCCGCGTTGCCCTGAGCAAGCGGCGCGTCTACTCGTGGACGCTGGTCTGCGCCGCAGCGATCGTTCTCCTGAGCTGGTGGTTCCGCTCTCCAGAGGACTTGTTCCTGGCCTACGTCTACCCCGCCGTTGCCGTGGCATGCATGGTCCTGCTGGTGCCGTTGTGGCGGCGCACAGTACCCATGCGCAGCATGGAAATGCTGCTGCTGGGCTTCGGCACGGCCGTGGTTCTCAGCCGTCTGGCGTGGCATTTTCACAGCCCGGGGAGCATCGAGGAGCGGCTTCTGGACCTCATCGGCGGCCATTACTGGGCCGTGGCACTGCTCATCGTCGCCACCGTCGGCATTCTCGACCGGCACCGCGGCCTCCTCTTCGGGCTGCTGATCATCACGGCCTCGGCCATCCTGGCGGGATCGGGGCTGCTCGTGGAGGCGAGCCATGCACTGGTCGCCGGCGAGACGGTCATGAAGCTGGTGCGGGTTCACATCTTCCTGCTGGCGATGCTGGCACTGGTGGCCTCCGTCGCCCTGCTGCGGGACCAACTCCGCAGCGCCATGGCCCGGGCGGAGAGCTGGCAGCGCTGGGCCAACACCGACCCGCTCACCGGGCTTGCCAACCGCCGGGCCGGCGAGCACTTCCTGCAGGAGCAGACGGCCCGGGCCACCGAGGACGCCAGCCCCCTGTCGGTATTGCTGCTGGACATCGACCGGTTCAAACGCATCAACGACACCAAAGGTCATGCCGTGGGCGATGCAGTCCTTGTGGACGTTGCAGCGAGGCTCGCGGAAGGCGTGCGCCAGGAGGATCTGGTAACACGCTGGGGTGGTGAGGAATTCCTGATCATAGCCCCCAGTGCGGACACCCACGAAGCCAGCCGCATCGGTGAGCGCATAAGGCGGGCGGTGGAACAGCAGCCGCTGGCGGGGGTGCAATGCTCGGTCACCGCCGGTATCGCCCAACACCGCCACGGCGAGCAACCCCACCAGTTGGTGAGCCGCGCTGACACCTGCCTGTACCAGGGCAAGACGACCGGACGGAACCGGGTCGTGGCCGCCCTTGAAGGGGAGGCCGGCACCGACAGGGCGGCGGGCATCGATCCGGAGCCAGCAGTGGTGACGGCCGACTCCCGCTAG
- a CDS encoding SDR family oxidoreductase encodes MTGTILITGGTSGFGAATAQRFSEQGWKVIITGRRGDRLQAMQEQLGGPERVHTLQFDISDRAATEQAMTSLPEAFADVDVLVNNAGLALGREPAHECSMDEWETMVDTNIKGLLCATRCILPGMVERNRGHVVNLGSVAGNWPYPGGNVYCGTKAFVQQFSRAMRSDLQGTRVRVTNLEPGLCETEFSVVRFRGDQDKADSLYEGNDPMLPEDIAEIIWWVTSLPARVNVNSLEVMPVTQSWNPLAVKPVR; translated from the coding sequence ATGACGGGCACCATTCTCATCACCGGGGGCACATCCGGTTTCGGCGCCGCCACCGCGCAGCGCTTCAGCGAGCAGGGCTGGAAGGTCATCATCACAGGCCGCCGCGGGGACCGGCTGCAGGCCATGCAGGAGCAGCTCGGCGGCCCCGAGCGGGTGCACACCCTGCAGTTCGACATCAGCGACCGCGCCGCCACCGAGCAGGCCATGACCAGTCTGCCCGAGGCGTTTGCCGACGTGGACGTGCTGGTCAACAACGCCGGCCTGGCTCTTGGCCGCGAGCCCGCCCACGAGTGCAGCATGGACGAGTGGGAGACCATGGTGGACACCAACATCAAGGGCCTTCTCTGCGCCACCCGCTGCATTCTTCCCGGGATGGTGGAGCGCAACCGCGGCCACGTGGTGAACCTTGGTTCCGTGGCCGGCAACTGGCCCTACCCCGGCGGCAATGTCTACTGCGGCACCAAGGCGTTCGTGCAGCAGTTCAGCCGCGCCATGCGCTCCGACCTCCAGGGCACTCGCGTGCGCGTCACCAACTTGGAGCCCGGCCTGTGCGAGACCGAGTTCTCCGTGGTGCGCTTCCGCGGCGACCAGGACAAGGCGGACAGCCTCTACGAAGGCAACGACCCCATGCTCCCCGAGGACATTGCCGAGATCATCTGGTGGGTCACCAGCCTCCCGGCCCGGGTCAACGTCAACAGCCTCGAGGTCATGCCCGTCACCCAGAGCTGGAACCCGCTGGCGGTGAAGCCGGTGAGATGA